Within the Pelagovum pacificum genome, the region GTTGGAGGTGCAGTAATCCTGCTCCCGCGTCCAGGCCGTCATCTCGTCGATGACCCAGCCGTGGGTCATGGGGCCCCAGTCGGCGGCAACGCCACGGCGACCGCCGGCGATCGCGTTATCGCGCTCCACGGTGTAGGCCATGATGCGCACTGCGCAGGACAGGTTGTCGACCGGGTCTTTCAGGGCCTCGCCGGTGCTGGCGTAGCAATCGTAGTGACGTGCGGTCGTCGGGTAGATCTGGAGGAGGCCGAACCACTGGCCACCACCGCCGACGACGTGGGGCACGTAGCGGCTTTCGTAGTAGGCGAGCGCGGACATCATGCCGACCCAGAAGGCACGACGCTCCTCGTCGGACTTGTTGGCGTAGCCGGGGCACCAGGCTTCGATGTCGCTCGGGATGATGTCCTCGAGCCCGTCGCCGTGGGCCTCGATCGCGGCCATCGCGGTACGGGTCCAGAGTTCGCCTTCCTCCGTCTCGTCCCACTTCGCGGCGGGCTGGTAGGTGGAGCGGACAGGCGGCAGGACCGGCGGCTCACCGAAGGTGACGGATACGCCGTTATATACGATCTGGCGCGGCTCTTCCTCGGCGCGCTCGGTCGCGGGACGCGACAGCGGGCGGACACCGGCGGGATAGGACGCGCCGATGACCTCGCTCAGCGGGTCGGCGGCCAGTGTCTCTGTGACGGACGAATCGATGTCGGCCATGGCCTGGAGCGGAAGGCTCGCGGCGATGATCCCGGCTAGCAGGGAACGCATTTCCATGTCTCTCCTTTTCGATGCCGGCGCCCCGCCCCGCCGGCAATCCTTGTCTTCATCGGGCGCTCAGGCCCGGATAATCATTGAATTTCAGAACCTTGCGACGGTGCGCAATAGGCTTGCTGGCTCACCCAGTCGCGCATCTCGGCACGCTTGCTGGACGAGTGGAACGGGCCCCAGTCCCGCATGCCGCGGCTGACG harbors:
- a CDS encoding transglycosylase SLT domain-containing protein; protein product: MEMRSLLAGIIAASLPLQAMADIDSSVTETLAADPLSEVIGASYPAGVRPLSRPATERAEEEPRQIVYNGVSVTFGEPPVLPPVRSTYQPAAKWDETEEGELWTRTAMAAIEAHGDGLEDIIPSDIEAWCPGYANKSDEERRAFWVGMMSALAYYESRYVPHVVGGGGQWFGLLQIYPTTARHYDCYASTGEALKDPVDNLSCAVRIMAYTVERDNAIAGGRRGVAADWGPMTHGWVIDEMTAWTREQDYCTSNAAVMVSLRPEMRPEQVSVPTFSTMSAPAYYE